A single genomic interval of Macadamia integrifolia cultivar HAES 741 chromosome 6, SCU_Mint_v3, whole genome shotgun sequence harbors:
- the LOC122081960 gene encoding probable inactive receptor kinase RLK902 has product MALSHCLVLVSFLVFLPLGKPDLASEKAALLVFKAAVGKYLRWNQSSPTPCTWPGIQCVNNSVTYIRLPGTALTGEIPTGVFGNLTHLRTLSLRLNALSGQLPSDLAACTDLRNLYLHGNHFSGEIPNFLFGLDNLVRLNLGENNFSGGISTEFNNLTRLGTLYLENNQLSGSIPNLPEIKSLVQFNVSYNHLNGSIPPSLSDKSANAFVGNSLCGGPLLACPGEAPSPTSSVKGGGSGSEKKKLSGGAIAGIAIGSVIGFLLILLVLFILCRKKSSGKTRSVDIASVKQGSEVEMPGEKRENGGLSSSAVPSATAAPTATTTAVATASKGDMNGSGNKKLIFFGNASRVFDLEDLLRASAEVLGKGTFGTAYKAVLEMGTVLAVKRLKDVTISEREFREKLETVGSMDHENLVPLRAYYYSKDEKLLVYDYLSMGSLSALLHGNRGAGRTPLSWVIRSGIALGVARGIEYLHARGSNISHGNIKSSNILLTKSYDARVSDFGLAHLVGPTSTPNRVAGYRAPEVTDARKVSQKADVYSFGVLLLELLTGKPPTHALLNEDGVDLPRWVQSVVREEWTSEVFDLELLRYQNVEDEMVQLLQLAIDCSAQYPDKRPSMTEVTRRIEDLRRSSIDLHPDVVDELDDGSSQRVGLGQPPPSFLD; this is encoded by the exons ATGGCGTTATCTCATTGTCTAGTTCTTGtctcttttctggttttccTTCCTCTCGGAAAACCAGATCTCGCGTCGGAAAAGGCAGCACTTCTGGTATTCAAGGCCGCCGTCGGCAAGTATCTTCGGTGGAACCAGAGTTCACCCACGCCATGCACATGGCCGGGCATTCAGTGCGTGAACAACAGCGTTACCTATATTCGTCTCCCCGGTACTGCACTCACCGGAGAAATCCCGACTGGTGTCTTCGGCAACCTCACACACCTCCGCACTCTCAGCCTCCGTCTCAACGCCCTCTCCGGTCAACTTCCGTCGGATCTCGCCGCCTGTACGGACCTCCGTAATCTATACTTGCATGGAAACCATTTCTCTGGTGAGATCCCTAACTTCTTGTTCGGTCTTGACAACCTCGTTCGTCTGAACCTTGGGGAGAACAACTTCTCTGGTGGGATCTCGACGGAGTTTAACAACCTCACCAGGTTGGGGACTCTCTATTTGGAGAACAATCAACTCAGTGGTTCGATTCCGAATCTACCAGAAATCAAGAGTCTTGTTCAGTTCAATGTTTCGTATAATCACTTGAATGGTTCAATCCCGCCGAGTCTAAGTGATAAAAGTGCCAATGCATTTGTCGGGAATTCGCTCTGCGGCGGTCCACTCCTTGCTTGTCCTGGGGAGGCACCATCGCCCACGAGTAGCGTAAAAGGTGGCGGTAGTGGTAGTGAAAAGAAGAAGTTGTCAGGAGGAGCAATTGCTGGGATTGCGATTGGATCCGTGATTGGGTTTTTGTTGATTCTTCTCGTTTTGTTCATTTTGTGCCGGAAGAAGAGTAGTGGAAAGACGAGATCGGTAGACATTGCTTCAGTGAAGCAGGGGTCTGAAGTAGAGATGCCGggtgagaagagagaaaatggtgGTCTGAGTAGCAGTGCGGTTCCCTCTGCTACTGCTGCGCCCACAGCTACTACCACGGCAGTGGCAACAGCTTCCAAGGGTGACATGAACGGTAGTGGGAATAAGAAGCTTATTTTCTTCGGAAATGCTTCTAGGGTTTTCGATCTGGAGGATCTGTTGAGGGCTTCGGCGGAAGTTTTGGGGAAGGGAACGTTTGGTACGGCGTACAAGGCCGTTTTGGAGATGGGTACGGTTTTGGCTGTGAAGAGGCTCAAAGATGTTACCATTTCGGAGAGGGAATTCAGGGAGAAGCTTGAAACTGTTGGATCCATGGATCACGAAAACTTAGTCCCGCTCAGGGCTTACTATTACAGCAAAGACGAGAAGCTCCTTGTCTACGATTACTTGTCTATGGGCAGTCTATCTGCACTATTGCATG GAAACAGAGGAGCCGGTAGGACTCCATTGAGTTGGGTTATCAGGTCTGGCATTGCTCTTGGAGTTGCTCGTGGCATTGAGTATCTCCATGCGAGGGGATCCAATATCTCGCATGGCAACATCAAGTCATCTAATATCCTCCTCACCAAATCCTATGATGCCCGCGTATCTGACTTCGGTCTTGCACACCTTGTTGGTCCTACTTCCACCCCCAACCGCGTTGCAGGATACCGTGCTCCTGAGGTGACAGATGCCCGTAAGGTATCGCAAAAGGCAGATGTCTACAGCTTCGGTGTTCTTCTATTGGAGCTGTTGACCGGGAAGCCTCCAACCCATGCACTCTTGAATGAAGATGGAGTTGATCTACCAAGGTGGGTTCAATCGGTAGTGCGAGAGGAGTGGACATCAGAGGTGTTTGACCTTGAGCTCTTGAGGTACCAGAATGTGGAGGATGAGATGGTTCAGCTCCTACAGCTTGCAATAGATTGTAGTGCTCAGTATCCCGATAAGCGCCCCTCAATGACTGAGGTGACCCGGCGAATTGAAGACCTCCGACGTTCCAGCATAGATCTGCACCCTGATGTGGTTGATGAATTGGACGATGGATCATCCCAGCGAGTTGGATTGGGCCAACCACCTCCCTCTTTTCTGGACTGA
- the LOC122081498 gene encoding plasmodesmata-located protein 7 — protein MSRASRLPSLLPLLTLFVSLSSLSNPSRSATDNFIFGGCSQLRFSPGSAYESNLNSLLTSLVNSATYSAFNKFTIYGSSSVDVVYGLYQCRGDLSMADCSSCVDHAVSQIGNLCSSCTGGALQVQGCFVKYDNTSFLGVEDKTVVLKKCGPPIGYDSDLLSRSDSVLNSLSNNGGGFFRVGGSGVVQGMAQCVGDLSSGDCQDCVSSAIGRLRSDCGAAAYGDMFLAKCYVRYSTSGDYSKASRDSSHGDDPSKTLAIIIGILAAVALIIIFVSFISRAMERQAGGGK, from the exons ATGTCCAGAGCTTCTAGACTTCCATCTCTGCTCCCTCTCCTAAccctctttgtctctctctcatctctctcaaACCCATCAAGATCAGCCACAGATAACTTCATCTTCGGTGGTTGCTCTCAGCTCAGGTTCTCCCCAGGCTCAGCTTACGAGTCCAACCTCAACTCGCTCCTCACTTCACTCGTCAACTCAGCTACCTACTCTGCCTTCAACAAATTCACCATCTACGGCTCCAGCTCAGTAGACGTCGTTTACGGCCTTTACCAATGCCGAGGTGACCTCTCCATGGCTGACTGTTCCTCCTGTGTCGATCACGCAGTGAGTCAAATCGGAAACCTCTGCTCGAGCTGCACGGGCGGCGCGTTACAGGTGCAGGGCTGCTTCGTCAAGTACGACAACACCTCCTTCTTAGGAGTGGAAGACAAGACCGTGGTTTTAAAGAAGTGTGGACCGCCGATTGGTTATGACTCGGACCTGTTGAGCCGGAGTGATTCGGTCTTGAACAGTTTGTCCAATAATGGAGGTGGGTTTTTCAGGGTTGGTGGGTCTGGAGTAGTCCAAGGTATGGCTCAGTGTGTGGGCGATCTGAGTTCCGGTGACTGTCAGGATTGTGTGTCGTCAGCAATCGGACGGCTTAGGAGTGACTGTGGTGCGGCGGCGTACGGTGATATGTTCTTGGCTAAGTGTTACGTGAGGTATTCCACCAGTGGAGATTATTCCAAAGCTAGTAGGG ATTCTTCTCATGGAGATGATCCTTCAAAGACTCTTGCGATTATCATTGGAATTTTGGCTGCAGTTGCTCTGatcattatttttgtttctttcattaGCAGAGCCATGGAAAGACAAGCAG GTGGAGGTAAATAA
- the LOC122081500 gene encoding uncharacterized protein LOC122081500 encodes MALEWVVLGYAAGAEAIMLLLLTLPGLDRLRKGLITVTKNLLKPFLSVVPFCLFLLMDIYWKYETRPSCEGQSCTPTEHLRHQKSIMKSQRNALLIAAALIFYWLLYSVTHLVVRLEQLNQRVEKLKKNQD; translated from the coding sequence ATGGCTTTGGAGTGGGTAGTTCTCGGATATGCCGCCGGTGCGGAGGCGATCATGCTTCTCTTACTGACCTTACCGGGTCTGGATCGGTTGCGGAAGGGTCTCATAACTGTCACCAAGAACCTACTGAAGCCCTTCCTTTCGGTGGTTCCGTTCTGTTTGTTTTTGCTGATGGATATATACTGGAAGTACGAGACAAGGCCGAGCTGTGAGGGTCAATCATGTACTCCTACGGAGCATCTCCGCCACCAGAAATCCATCATGAAGAGCCAACGGAATGCCCTTTTGATCGCTGCTGCTCTCATCTTCTACTGGCTTTTGTACTCCGTTACCCATCTCGTTGTCCGCCTCGAGCAGCTCAACCAGCGCgttgagaagttgaagaagaatcAGGACTAA
- the LOC122081501 gene encoding histone H4 produces the protein MSGRGKGGKGLGKGGAKRHRKVLRDNIQGITKPAIRRLARRGGVKRISGLIYEETRGVLKIFLENVIRDAVTYTEHARRKTVTAMDVVYALKRQGRTLYGFGG, from the coding sequence ATGTCTGGTCGTGGGAAGGGTGGTAAGGGTTTGGGCAAAGGAGGAGCGAAGCGTCACAGGAAGGTTTTGCGAGACAATATCCAGGGCATCACTAAGCCTGCAATTCGTCGACTTGCAAGGAGAGGAGGTGTTAAGAGGATCAGTGGTCTCATTTACGAAGAGACAAGGGGTGTTCTCAAGATCTTCCTTGAGAATGTCATTCGTGATGCTGTGACTTATACAGAGCACGCAAGGAGGAAGACAGTGACGGCCATGGATGTCGTCTATGCCCTGAAGAGGCAGGGAAGAACCCTCTACGGATTCGGTGGTTAA
- the LOC122081497 gene encoding chaperone protein DnaJ-like, protein MPLRPNCCRSNLNSTCIFPPKLPSISNSSIQFKQFGFLNASSTVKSFGLSSRDARLRRGFKRTWNPYSPSPSVRKKGSHCFVIRAAGSDYYATLDVDRNATLQEIKTSYKKLALKYHPDLNKSSGAEEKFKEISAAYEVLSDDEKRSLYDRFGEAGLQGEFVGSGVDSQGVDPFDIFDAYFGDSNGFFGGKEYSNNRNLGLDIRYDLSLSFEESIFGGQRDIEVSCFETCDNCDGTGAKSSSCIKSCTDCRGRGGVMKTQRTPFGIVSQVTTCSKCGGDGKIITDHCRRCGGQGRIQSKRSIKVVIPPGVNNGATMQIQGEGNFDKKRGAAGDLYLFIRVNEKRGIWRDGLNLYSKINIDYTEAILGTVVKVETVEGLRDLQVPHGIQPGDTIKLYRMGVPNMKKPAVRGDHLFIVNIEIPKDISDTERILVEKLASLGAYRRHHSFPANDETNLGKHDSENERGNASSKGTSQFTSLWNSIRNFLGRKQSSSGFASFNVETSASILTCRRLNSSLVISFSMVFVLTCIFSLMGRIGSPNGRAAPLRVKQPKNPH, encoded by the exons ATGCCACTTAGACCTAATTGCTGCCGTAGCAATCTAAACTCCACCTGCATTTTTCCTCCGAAGCTACCTTCAATCTCCAACTCTTCAATTCAGTTCAAGCAGTTTGGCTTCTTGAATGCATCTTCCACTGTTAAAAGCTTCGGCTTGAGTTCGAGAGACGCGAGACTTCGTCGCGGATTTAAACGGACATGGAACCCTTATTCTCCTTCGCCTTCCGTTCGCAAAAAAGGCAGTCACTGTTTTGTAATAAGGGCAGCGGGCTCAGATTATTATGCTACTTTGGATGTAGATAGAAATGCGACGTTGCAGGAAATTAAGACCTCTTACAAGAAACTTGCTCTCAAG TATCATCCAGATTTGAACAAGAGCTCAGGGGCAGAAGAAAAGTTCAAAGAGATTAGTGCAGCATATGAG GTCCTATCAGATGATGAAAAAAGATCTTTATATGATCGATTTGGTGAGGCAGGTCTGCAAGGAGAATTTGTTGGATCGGGTGTTGATTCTCAGGGG GTCGATCCTTTCGATATCTTTGATGCATATTTTGGTGActcaaatggattttttggagGCAAGGAGTATTCAAATAACCGCAATCTGGGTCTTGACATTCG GTATGACTTGTCTTTGAGCTTTGAAGAATCAATTTTTGGAGGACAGCGGGACATTGAAGTTTCCTGTTTTGAAACATGTGATAATTGTGACGGTACAGGTGCAAAATCTAGCAGTTGCATAAAATCATGTACAGATTGCAGAGGTAGAGGAGGGGTGATGAAAACTCAGAGAACACCTTTTGGGATAGTGTCTCAG GTTACCACATGTTCAAAATGTGGTGGTGATGGAAAGATAATCACTGACCATTGCCGAAGATGTGGTGGCCAAGGTAGAATACAATCCAAACGAAGTATTAAAGTGGTCATCCCTCCTGGTGTGAATAATGGAGCCACCATGCAAATTCAAGGAGAAGGAAACTTTGATAAGAAAAG GGGTGCAGCTGGTGACCTCTATTTGTTTATTCGTGTAAATGAAAAACGTGGAATTTGGAGGGATGGTCTGAACCTTTACTCAAAGATTAACATTGATTATACTGAGGCCATTCTAGGGACTGTTGTCAAG GTGGAAACAGTAGAGGGTCTGAGAGATCTTCAAGTTCCTCATGGGATTCAGCCAGGTGATACAATAAAATTGTATCGAATGGGTGTTCCAAATATGAAGAAACCTGCAGTTCGAGGTGATCATCTCTTCATCGTGAACATTGAGATCCCAAAGGATATCAG TGATACAGAACGCATACTTGTTGAAAAGTTAGCTTCATTGGGGGCATATAGGAGACACCACTCCTTTCCTGCCAATG ATGAAACCAACCTTGGCAAACATGACTCTGAAAATGAACGGGGCAATGCTTCAAGCAAAGGCACTAGTCAGTTTACATCATTATGGAACTCGATCAGAAACTTCTTGGG GAGAAAGCAATCTAGCTCAGGATTTGCATCGTTCAATGTAGAAACATCAGCTTCAATATTAACTTGTAGAAGACTAAATTCATCACTTGTGATATCTTTTTCAATGGTTTTTGTATTAACATGCATCTTTTCCTTGATGGGTAGGATTGGTTCCCCTAATGGCAGGGCCGCTCCACTCCGTGTAAAGCAACCAAAAAATCCTCACTGA
- the LOC122081499 gene encoding 15.7 kDa heat shock protein, peroxisomal, which produces MAESFFVDPFRRFFWSPPIFRQWSGSLALMDWLETPNAHIYKVNVPGFGKDDIKVQVEDGNVLQIRGERTKEESVGKDAVWHIAERGTSKGEFAREIVLPENVKVDQVKAQVENGVLTIVVPKDTNPKSSKVRNINISSKL; this is translated from the exons ATGGCGGAGAGTTTTTTCGTAGACCCATTCAGGCGCTTCTTCTGGAGCCCTCCAATCTTTCGACAGTGGTCTGGGTCACTAGCCCTGATGGATTGGCTTGAAACCCCCAATGCCCACATCTACAAGGTCAACGTCCCAG GATTCGGGAAGGATGACATAAAGGTTCAGGTAGAAGACGGGAATGTTCTACAGATAAGAGGAGAAAGAACAAAAGAGGAATCCGTTGGGAAAGATGCAGTTTGGCACATCGCGGAGAGGGGGACTTCGAAAGGAGAGTTTGCTCGAGAAATTGTGTTGCCGGAGAATGTGAAGGTCGATCAGGTAAAAGCTCAGGTGGAAAATGGTGTTCTTACTATCGTCGTCCCCAAAGATACAAATCCCAAGTCATCGAAAGTTCGTAATATTAATATTTCCAGCAAGCTTTGA